In the genome of Ursus arctos isolate Adak ecotype North America unplaced genomic scaffold, UrsArc2.0 scaffold_22, whole genome shotgun sequence, the window GCACTAGAAATAATTATCCCAAAGTTCTTCAGGAGACAAAGAGAACATATTTCTTGCTCAATTCTTCTCCATGTACACTAATGTCTGAATTCCCATTTCTTCCATGTGGCTGTACCCTCCCAAGGTCATTTCAAGATTTCCCCTATTTCCATTGAATGACTCTCTAATTCTCTCCAAGAATACTTTGAATACCCTGGAGAAGGAAAGCTTCTCGGAGATGGTGAGATTTGGGGCTATGACATGTAAGAATTAAACGTAAAAACTTTGCAGAGTAGGATCAGAGGATGTGATAAGCAAATGCAAATGACAAAACCTAAATGATGAAAGTGGGTTTTAGATGGAATATTTGGAATTTGGCAGTCTGCTTTTGAACATGTTGAGGGTGATGGTGGCAAGGTCTGGGTCGGCCAGGTGCTATTATTTTACGCCGCAAACATACAAGTGAAAGTACTCAAATagaatgagagagggaaagacCGAGTTGAATGAACATGATGCCCAGGACGTACAGAAGGTCCTTTGGTCAACAACTCATGACTGgatgtcatttttctctgggtTTTAATCTTCATGACCTACTGCACGTCCAGAATCTCCCAGTCTTTGTAAGACAAACAAGGCAAAGAATAGACGAGATGCTGACTTGGGGAGTGGAGGGTATACAGTTTTGTGACAGAAGGATAAATCAGAGAATATGCCCATGGAAATTGTTTTACAATCTTAATTGAAACCATGACTGGGTTGCTTCCTAGGgggaaataataataagataaacaaaataaagggaaagaaagaagaaaattggatTTTGATAAGTGGAAGCAGGAGTCAGAGTggtaaatgtaataaaaagaaaaattccagatTTTTGAGAACTGTTCAAGGACTGTATGAGcatggaaggaggggagaaggaaaaagagagaaacctaaaaatatatagtataaaatgacatttaagatatgcattgctggggcgcctgggtggcacagcggttaagcgtctgccttcagctcagggcgtgatcccggcgttctgggatcgagccccacatcaggctcctccactatgagcctgcttcttcctctcccactccccctgcttgtgttccctctctcgctggctgtctctatctctgtcaaataaataaataaaatctttaaaaaaaaaaaaaagatatgcattgCTACATCACTGTGGTAACACAGGACATgggtatattcatatattcactgGCTTTGgatctaaattttatttcttccacacTCGAACCCTACTAATTAAACAGTGGAAATATAACACCACTGAATCTCAATCTACCCATTTCAAaagatatattgttaaaatgatcaacttaaggggcacctgggtggctcaatttgttaaacatctgccttcaactcaagtcatgatcccgggctcctggcgttgagtcctgcattgggctccctgctctgcggggaccctgcatctccctctgcttctgcctctctgtgtgtgtctctctctcatgaataaataagtaaaatcctgaaaaaaatggTCAACTTATCCTACCTACTTCAGAGTGCTATGAGTCACAAATGATATAATATGTTTAAACTTCATCCCCAAATTGCCAAAGTCACTACAAATGTATTCTATTAGCAAGAGAACAAGAATTGGGAGGCCATCTTGATCTCTTCTATATATCAGGTGGGAGCCATGCCTGGCACACGTCAGCTTCACAACCCTTGCCTGGGGAAGCAGAGGatcaggagtgaagagaggagccCTGGAAGGGAATGCCATTTCTACCTCCTCTGAGAGCAAGCCCCAGACACAGGCAGGGTCTCTCTGATGGGGAAAATCTAACAGGAGGCAGCTGAGCAGGACTGGAACTGCAGTTAGGTAATAGAAAATCACAActggatacaaaaatactattcGAACCcctccaagggaaaaaaaaaaaagtgtttccaaAAGTATGAAAATATCATTCAGATCTGGGGTCACAGTTTTATTAAAACCCCCTTCCTTGGTACCCTACCCCCACTCCAATACTATTTCTCCTCCATCACAGTCTCTGGTCAAAAAAATTCATTGTATCATGGGtgaggtttgttttcttttaataggaTTGATGGGGCACACACATTATCATACAATTATTCATGAGATCCAGAGTATCCTAGAAATTACTCCAACCCAACCCACTCATAAGCAATAAGATCAGTGTGATGCAGTACTGGTGGACAAGACTGTGAGATATAAATTCCCTTGTTGGTAATGTGATATTATAACATATCTCCTTGAATGCCAAATAATTTGGTGGGAAAAAGCCGTAGGGTATTTGAGTATAGgtagaggaaatggaaaaaagttCCCAAACTGATATGCAATTTATGTTATATAATGAACCTAAAGAATGATAAATATGGAAGTACTTAAACTCCtaatgaaaaaatgtttctaatcCCACAAAATAACACTTTAACAGAGGCCTTGGTGCATGTACACAGATTTAGCTACAATGGACTGCATGGTTTGAAGGACCCCAGAAAGACCTGACCCTTACCTTTCATAATTCAGAGGGGTGAGAACCTTAGAATCCTTCACCCTTCATGTAAAGGAGAAGACTGGTTCACTTTATTTACAATTCCTTTTTGCCAGCCTATATCCAACATCAGAGTGACTCAGCCAACCCTACGCTCTCCTCATAGTTTGTGCAAGACCCTatcatttgttcttattttactCGTCCCCTGAATGGTTTTACTTTTACCTCCCAAGAGTAAGGacaatttctttttcagtgttacCCAACAGAATGCCAGGGGAGGAGGTTAAGTGATAAGAAAACATGGCAACATTGAACTGTGCATAGTAGCAGGAGAATGTGTACCTGGATTGTTatattgaaaatggaaaaataaaacagaaaagagatgcaaaaactttaaatataagtCTCCATCACCCTCAGGCTATTGCAAGCAGAACaatcaaattttcattttgtctaaTGGCGGGTATGACTCTCACATACCTATGTGGAAGTGTTCCTTCTCCTCTTAAGGTTATGTCTTCCCAAAGTTAAGAATCCTACAAATATGAAGATGTATAGAGGGAGGTAATAGGATTATATGGCAGGATCCATACCTCCCTCATCAAATGACTGTTTAGAGATCATGAAGACTAACTAAATTTATTACCAGGGTATCATCTTTTAAGTCTATAATTAAAGCAAACTATAGCCAGAAACTCAGAATGGGCATGGCACACAGAACCAAGGAGATGAATTTGAGTCCCTTTTTGTGCTGGGCTCTGTTAGTTATCTGGGCATATTGCTATAGTTAAATTGTCATATGGCAGTCTATGtggttattaaaaaacaaaacaaaacaaaacaaaggaagaaacttACACATACAAATTTGGGGACAAAATTGTCAAAAAGTAGTTTACTAAGTAATTCCTTCTCTTTAGTTTCTGTGAAGCAGGAACAATTCTATTAAATATAAaccttgaaaaaaacaaacatatataaacaaacCATATTTCCCCAGTCCTGTATACTGCTTAAAGTGATAGGAATGTCCTAGAACCatgtcacaaagaaaaaaaacagatgaattcATTTGGTTCTGGATGACCTGCTAGGACTCACCAGTTTCACCTAGGAGAGGCAAATTATTGTGAATTCATGTGTCTTGAGTCATACCTAATTTTTACCCTAATTTTACAGATCACTAAAAGAAAGCTGTAGGAATATAAGACAAAAGATGACAGCACACCAAAATGGCACCATCTCCATTGAGGTTTCAGAGTTCCTCCTGAATTGTTTTGTCAGGTCGCCCAGTTGGAAGTTCTGGTTGtccctgcccctcagcctcctcttTCTACTGGCCATGGGAGCCAATGGTGTTCTCCTGGTCACCATCCGGCTGGAGGTCTCTCTGCATGAGCCCATGTACTACCTACTCAGCATCCTCTCCCTACTTGACATGGTGCTCTGCCTCACCGTTATCCCCAAGGTCCTGGTCATCTTCTGGTTTGACATCAAGTCCATCAACTTCTATGCCTGCTTCCTCCAAATGTACATCATGAATTGCTTCCTTGGCATGGAGTCCTGCACTTTCATggtcatggcctatgaccgctatgtggctaTCTGCCACCCACTGAGGTACCCATCCATCATCACTGACCAATTTGTAGCCAAGGCCGCCATTTTTATTTTGGCCAGGAATGTACTTCTTACTATGTTCATTCCCATCCTCTCTTCCCGGCTCCATTATTGTGGAAAAAATATAATTGAGAACTGTATCTGTGCCAACCTCTCTGTGTCCAAGCTCTCCTGTGATAACATTGCCCTTAACAGAATTTACCAGTTAATTGTGGCCTGGACTCTTCTGGGCTCCGACCTCATCCTCATCTTCCTCTCCTATACCTTCATCCTAAGAGCCGTTCTTAGACTCAAGGCAAAAGGGGCAGCTGCCAAAGCTATGAACACATGTGGCTCTCACttcattctcatcctcttctTCAGCACCATcctgctggtttttgtttttacccaCATTGCCAAGAAGAAAGTTTCCCCCGATATCCCCATCTTACTTAATGTCCTACACCATGTAATTCCTGCAGCTCTCAACCCCATTGTCTATGGGGTACGAACCCAGGAGATTAAAGTGGGGATTAGGAAATTActgaggagggtgggagagagcagCAACTAATCGTGTTCTAGCTTGACTCTTCTCAACCATGAACACCCAAATCACAGTCGAAAGGCAGGGACATGGGGATAAAATTACAGTCCTAATCCTCTCTCTGGACATGCCTGAAGATATGAACTGCATGGTTTCCCTCTTACCCACAGTCATAACACACCTTTTACCTTCCATCAATTTCAGGAAGCGACTAAGGATACAGACGTAAAATTCTCATCATGGTACCCAGACCAGGGGCTATGAAAGTTCATGAGCCGAGCATCACACTTCATTGTCTGCCCCTGATTAAATACCATTTAGAGTCAGTGTGATGGAAAATCCATACTCACTTTAAGATGTGTGGCTGATGGGAAGTATCAGAACTTAAAGACAGTGCATGACTTTGGAGAAGTAAAACGAGATGAAAAAGCAACTGCTAAAAACTGTTGAAAATGACCATTGCGCTTTAATCTTTCCCCCAGGCACtcaaacatatttattgaaagtTATTTTATGTCTGGCACAGAGCGAGAAAATGGGACTCTAACATACATAAATCTTGATCCCATTACTCTAAAGCCTAGGGGAAAAgccaaaaacatgtaaaaatcaatGTAAGAAGAGTTAGattaaaacacataaagaagCCCAGAAGAGAGAGGAATTTGTTTCTGTAGGTGGGATTCCTTTATGTATCTGACCTCCTCCTTCAGTCCCTCAGTCAGAACTGCCTCCCTCACAGCTTCTCAAAAACACAAATCACATTCCTGTGTCTGGGAATTTTGGCTTGTTGTTCCTCTGGCCACATAGCTCCTTCCCTCAGGTCCATGGTGTCTCCCCGAccacagtatttaaaaatagtacCCAACAATATTCCCCCAAAGCACAGATGATGTCCTAACACCTTGTCTGTTTCCCTGTTTTGCACATTAATCCCTATCTACTGACTgtacattttgcttttatttgtttagtcAGCCCTACCTTTACTAAAATTTAAGCAGAAGGGCAAGAACTTTTGCCTGATGTGTTCACTGTTGTATTTGCAGTGCCCAAACAGTGCTAGTGGTATGGTAGAGACCATAAATGTTTAGAAGTTAATGACTGAATACACATTGAATCAATGATTGAATGTATGCTATTTTCTAGGAATATAATTCAAGCATGGTCCTTGTCCTCTGGGTTTTCATACTACTTATCAAGAGTGAGGGAGACCATACTTCGTGCAATATTCCATGGTCTGAGGATTGTACGGACTATTGCCAGGGGACAAATGGGGGCTTAGAGGTAAGACCAGAAGTGCATTTTTAGGGACTTTGGTTGAATACATCTGAGGCATCCAAGTTATAGTGTATAGTAAACCATTGCACGGATAAGTTCAGCCCTCAAATAAGATATATACTTGGGAACTCACTACATATCATTATTGAAACAATGGGAAAACAGATGGAAGGACCTagagaaagaatatgaaataagaacagaagaaaatccaGCAAACAGTCCTGAAAAGCCCCCATATCATTCTTACCTTCTGGTTTGTAGAGTGTAGCTTGGAGAGAACTCAAAGTAGTAGTGgtcaggaaaaggaaggaaaaataaaagagtcacagaataaaaaaaactTCAACATGAACTGTGTTCACTCAAGAGGCCACGGTCACCTTATTAAAGGCCCCCTGTAGAGTGTGGAGGGGCCCTATCTGTATAAGCAACTTAATGTGTAAAACGCATTGCAAAATAGATGGGCTCATGTGTGCCCATTATAAAAATATGGGTTTATCAATGAATGTTATAAACAGAGAagaaattgtacatatttatttattatccgCTCAGTGCACATAAGGTCGTTGTTGTGTCAAAACACCATCTCTTGACAAAAGAAGGgatgtaaaatatatttgaaaaaacaatagCTTTGAGTTTCCAATCTGACAAAAATTATAAACCCAGAATTACAAGACCTCAATGAAACCCAAGaat includes:
- the LOC113248238 gene encoding olfactory receptor 56A3-like, which produces MTAHQNGTISIEVSEFLLNCFVRSPSWKFWLSLPLSLLFLLAMGANGVLLVTIRLEVSLHEPMYYLLSILSLLDMVLCLTVIPKVLVIFWFDIKSINFYACFLQMYIMNCFLGMESCTFMVMAYDRYVAICHPLRYPSIITDQFVAKAAIFILARNVLLTMFIPILSSRLHYCGKNIIENCICANLSVSKLSCDNIALNRIYQLIVAWTLLGSDLILIFLSYTFILRAVLRLKAKGAAAKAMNTCGSHFILILFFSTILLVFVFTHIAKKKVSPDIPILLNVLHHVIPAALNPIVYGVRTQEIKVGIRKLLRRVGESSN